The DNA segment TGGCAGCTGCAGATGGAGCACTTCTTGTCATAGTCGGGTGCCCAGCGGGTGCCGTGTGCCCGGTGCTGCCCCTCAAAGAAGCAGGAGTTGGGGTCCTTCTTCAGCTGCTCCAGGTCCCTGGTCTTGGCACCCTCAGAGAGCTCGGCCTCCCCCGGGGCCAGGCGGGTCCCTCCTGCATGGCACCGGTTGGGGATGTGCACCTGGAGGGGGGCAACGGGCAGGAAGGTTGGCACCACCGGGGGACCCCGCTTCTCATGCCGATGCCTGGCTGCCCTCCACACTCCAGGGTGGTGGAGGAAGCACCCACGACCACAGTACGCATCACGCCGGGCTGCTGGGACGATGTCACGGCATGCCTTCCACCCTGTACGCTTCTcaccctgctctgagcagtgcCACCCAGCCGGGGACCCCGAGCTTTGCTGGGAATGGGTAAGGGCACCGTGCCCAGGTAGAAACCTACCCGTCCCCGCATCTCCCCGTGTGGGTGGGCTTTGGTGCTGACTTGCAGGAAAGCAGTGCCCTGGGCCAGGTGCTGCAGCAGGTCGGCATCCAGGTCCTTCACCACCCCCTGAGCCTGCCGGGGTGAGAGGGCCACCGTGGTGGGGCACGAGCGCTGGCCCGGTCCCCACTGTGGGGTGCCCCAACCAGGTGCCCATCTCACCTCGGTGCTGTAGAAACCCTTGAGCAGGCGCTTATGCTGGTGGGGACGGGCGCCCATCTCACCCAGCTCAGCTACTCCGTGGAGGTGGGCGCTGACGGTGCCGTCGGCCGGGCGTCCCAGCCCCGCCACCGAGATCTCGTAGTGCAGGTGGCAGTGCTCATCCAGCGAGAGCCAGGCGTGCCCCCCGGCCCCACTGCCCACCGGGGGGGACAccagctgccctgccagcaccacGGGCATCTCTGCGCACAGACAGGGGCCATGGGAGGTGGTGGGCAGGGGGGCAGCCCCACCGCCCCCATCGCCACCCCTGGTGCCCCCCGGGTACCTGTGTAGCGGGCGAGCAGCCCGCTGTAGGGCAGGGAGATGACCTGGCCCCGCAGCTCGCCCTCCGCCCAGTCCTTGGTGGCCACATTGAGGAAGAGCTCATTCTGCAGCAGCATGTGGGCATCACGGGCGCTGGGGCTCTGCCAGGCACCCCGAGCCTGCCGCCGGTGGGAGACCACGTAGGTTGGGACAGGGACTCACACAAGGTCACCGTGCCATcccccccagtgccacccagCGCTCACCAGCCCGTCCTTGTAGCTGGGCGTCATGTCGAACAGGACGTTCCTCTTGCTCTTCCGCCGGGGTTTGGTCTCCAGCGTGATGCCCACTACCTCACTGGCGGTGCCCACCACCTGCACCTGCGGGAAGGGCACCGAGGGGCAGCACCGTGGGGGGAGACACCCCTAGGAACCCCAGTAGGGAGACGGGTGCCCTCCGCTTACCTGGTACTCCAGGGTGCCATTCTCGTGAAGCGCCAGCTTGGCCGAGCCCACGGCCCCCGTCTTGGTCGGCAGCAAGGCATCCGCTCCACACAGCACGCTTTGGATGGCttcagcccggggagagaggcaCGGGGTGGGGAGTGTGTGTGAGGTTGGCATGGCGGGGGGGAATGgccaccccactgcaccccagggtgcctgCCCCATGCTCACTGTCACAGCTGCGGCGGGTGGTGATGGTGCCCGCCAGCTGGCACGCGTGTCGGCCCTCCGTCTCGGCCACGATGCGGAGCTGCCCCTGCACCAGCCACTGCAGCTCGCGGGCAGACAGATCGCTCAGCACCTCTGCGAATTCGGGGTCCTGCcggagttgggggggggagggggggcacagtGGCACAGCTCAGTCCTGGCACGGCGGGCACCGCAGCTGCTGGGCACGTGGGGGAACAGACGGCTTTACCTCCACGGTGATGTTGGCGCGGACCTCCCGTAGCGTCTGGCCCTGGTGCAGGATGCGGACCCGCAGTGGGACCCAGGGGGATTCTGGCCATGGCAGAGCGAGTTGGACCCGCCGGACCAGGGGCCCGCGACCActgtccctctgccccccaaacccacccctcTGTGCACACCACCCCCAGACCCCCGCACCCAATCCCCCACTTTCttgccagctgcctgccctgtCCTGCACACCTGGACCCCTGCACCCCCCATGACCCCCACCattcccccctgcaccccccaaatCCTTGCACAACCCACATCCCAAACCCATCCTTCTGCGCACCGACTCGCACCCCATACACCCTCCAGAACTCCCTGGCCCCACACCGCCCCATCGGTACACACTACACACCCACGCACACCCCAAATCATGCAACAACCCCTATGCGCACCTTAACCCCCCCTGCCATGCCATGCATAGCCCCTATACCCCCCTGACCTCACAGATGCTGACCCACGCATCCCAAACCACATATGTGCCATGCACTGACCCCCCCAGCCCTACACAGCCCCCCCTGGGCAGTGCCAGGCCCCACAGAGTGTCCGTGCCCACTCTCACCCCTGGCACCAGGCTCCAGCAGCCCTCGGGCCATGAGGATGAAGTGCAGGTTGTTCTCGGTGTCGCTCAGCGTCAGCATGGCCATGCCCCCAGCACCCAGGTGCGTGGGGTCCGACGAGGTCAGGATGGCACCGAACGTCTCTGTGCGGGGGAGAGGGGGTGTGAGGGGCATCCCGGTGGGCACCCACCGGCTGGGCACGTGGGAGCCAGACTTACCTGCGAAGAGCGCCCGGTGCTTGAGGATGTGCCCGTGGACTTCTCCGGAGGGCTGCGCCCGGGTGACGAGAGACACGCGGAGCTGCTCCCCCCGCAGCAGCTGGATGTTGGCCTTGGACACCGTCCTCCACATCCCGCAGAGCTGCGGGCGAGGGTAGGGTTGGTCAGGGGCCGGGTGGGCACCGCATACccgggcaggggaggaaggggcatCGTGCCTTCCCTGTCCTCCCGGCCCCTCTCACCATGCCATCCTCGGGGGCAGCGCTCTTCTGCACGGGGTGTTCGAACAGCACGTTGCCCTCAGGGTCACTGAAACGCACCCGGCTCGGCCGCCCCAGCCTGCAGGAACCCAGGGGGTGAGCAAGGACCCCCCATTCCCCAGGGACCACCATTGTTCAGCACCGGGCACAGGGGTGTGTTGGGGAGGGCGCACAGGGGTTACCCAGTGATTTGGGGTGGGCAAGAGAAGGGTGACGTCCCCCTGGGGTGCCAAGCGCCACGCTCTGCCCACCCACGCTCAGGCTGGCCCAACGCTGACGTCCCACCGGGTGCCAGCTTGGCACGGGCCCCCTGGGCTCCCCTGCCCCAGAGCGGTGCCAAACTGGCACCGAGCAGGAGGGGGGTCCCTGCCGGgaaaggcagcagggcaggacccGCTGGGAGCCGAGCGCTTGGGCCCGGCTGTAAATTAGGAGCATTTTCGGCTCCGTTTGGCTCCCCCGGTCGGAGCTGGAAATTAGTCACCACTTTACTATGCAAAGGGGCCTGGAAGCgaggaagagcagaagaaactggagcgggatggagggagggagaggagaggctcGCGGGCATCCGGGGAGGGCATGGTGAGGATGGGGAACCCTGTTGGCAGTGCCCCAGCGATGCCCGCCGGCAGAGCCCACGGGGTGCTCTGCCTCGATGCGCCGGCATCCTCTGCGGAGCCCTGGAGCCGTTCCCATTTGTTCCCACTCCAGACCTGGAGGCGAAGGGGTGAGGCCTGGCCGGCGCTATGGGTGTGCCAAAATCCCGGCAACTCGCCCAGGTTAGACCCCCAGCGcatcacccccctccccaaatctctCGCCCTGCCAATGCAAGGCTGTGGCACCGTGGGGGGGATGTcggaagggaaactgaggcacaagcaCCACTGCATCCCCCCCTTTTCCAGGGGGGGTGCCCACTGTGCCAGCCTGGGCAGCAGACACGGGGCAGGACTCACCGCTCGTAGCTGATGGAGAAGAGGAGGTAGGAGCGCAGCAGGGTGAAGCGAGCCTTGGCCACCGCACTGGACGTGGGGTGCCATGGCTCTGGGCCGCTCGTCAGCAAGGCCACAAACTCTGGGGAAGGGAAGCTGATGATggtggggagcactgggggggggggtgcccaaCACTGCTGCCGCCCACCCGGGTGGGTGGCTCACCTGTGCGGGCATCGTCACGGGCCAGCCCCTCGGAGCTCAGGTAGGAGCGGTCGTTGTAGGGTTTGTCCAGGTCATCCTCCTTGTCCTGGAAGTACTCGAAGGTGTCGAAGGGGGGTGCGGGGCTCTTCTCTGGGGGGCCTGGCAAGGCTGGCATAGGGTGGGCACAGGAGGAGACCATTGCACCAGGCTGCTTGTGCCCAAGAGCTCGGGGGGGCGGCAATAATGAATCCCCCCTCCTGAGATAGACCGAGATGTGCCCTGTGAATCACCGTGGGGCTCTGCGCTCGGGGGCGGGGGGCACGCTGGGCGCTGGCAGATGGACAGGCAGGCTGTTTAGCCCTGTGCACCCTCTCTCCGCACCCCTCCCCGGTTGGTTTGGGGTCAGCTGCGCCCATCGGGGCTTCCCCCTCCCCGGCACCTCACAGGCACCCCTCCATAACACAGCGAGCAGCCCTTTTTGAGGGTGCGTGCACAGTGCCCCCCTTCCCATGCCCACGGGGGACCCtgtgggtgcagggggggggctCCCCGCAGGCCTCACCTTTGGGGCAGGTGTGGCAGCAGTgcccgggcagcagcgtggcccTGGGGCAGGCGGGCACGGGGCAGTCCTGCTTCATGTTCTTGCAGTTCACTTTCCCCGCTGGCTTCCCCCGGCGGTtcctctgctgctgggggggggtggggtgtgtgtgtgtggggggggcacagccggggagAACCGTGCCAAAGCGTGCCAAGCCGTGCCAAGGtgcgcccccctccccgcacagCCTGGCTTCCCCCATGCCGGCCCATCTGGAGGCTCCGCAGGCAGCCCGGACACCTTGCGCAGCCCCCAGCTGCCTGTACGGCAGCCAAGCCCGGGCCCCCTCCCCAcggcccccagccccctgcccagctgtGCGCGGCCCCGCCAGCCCCGGCCTCGGGGGGCTGctcggagggagggagggggccggggggccaTCCccgaggagggggaggaggaggaatgaagcCTGATcctttaacccccccccccccccttttcctccccactgCCGCTgcgagggggcggggggggggggtatccaGGTGTCCGGCTGGCCGGAGGGATCCCCGCTTCCCTCTTCCATGAGGGGGGCCGTGTATTGAATGAAGGGGTCgaactcccccctccccgccagccccCTCCGCGGCAGGGCCGGATCCTGGGGGATCTCCCGAGGGaaggggggggtgcgggggcacTCACCGGCTCGCAGTGGCAGATAACGCAGCGCATGACCCCGAAGGGCTCCCCCAGGTCCGGGTGCCACGTCTCCTCCAGGGCATAGAATTGCCCCCCGAAGGCGCAGCCTgcggagacacccccccccccacgccacccacccaccaccaccgccgTCCCCGGTCATCTCCGGGCCGCGGGCACCCCCCTGCCGCAGCCCCGGACAGCGGCCGGCACCGCCCCGCCACCCGCTGGGCACGGCGGCCGCTCCCGCTCCCGGTCCCGCTCCCGGTGCCGCTCCCGGTGCCGGCCAGCCgcgggaggcggaggggggggcggtgggAGGCCCGGAGCGGGATGCAGGGTGCaagaagaaggggaggggggggggggtgcagacaTGCGGTGCAAGGACGGGGgcgcgggtgggggggggggggtgcacgaAGCGGGGGTGCGGGCAGCGGCTTGTATAGGACGGGGGGTaccgggagcggggagggagggggtgcgGGGAAGAGGGAAGCcggaggaggttgggggggggggggggggacacggacacacacacaacTCCTACCTGCCGCCCCCCCGGGGGGCAGCGGGTCCGTGTCGGGCCGGATGGGCAGGGCGAGCttggggcgggcggcgcggccgggcaggagcggggcgagcagcagcagcagcggcagcgccGGCAGCAGGGCGGCGCGCATGGTGCCGGCCGGCCGGGGCAGGcaggcggccgggggcggggagggggggccgggCGCTGCTGCCTGTCGCTGCCGCCGCCTCTGCCCGgccgccggctccggctccgctTTATAGGCGGCGGCATGGGCAAGCGGGAGCTGCGAGCCCTGTGCAAACAAAGGCCCCGCTAATGAGGCGCAGGCAGCGGCCggtcggggggggtggggggaggacgCGCCCCCGTTGCGCTccgacacccacccacccccccgccacggccccccccccccccgccccgccgccggcccgggcccTGGCCACGCCGTCCCCGCCGGGCACGGGCCGTCCTGGGGCACCCAGCTGTCTCGTTGGGCACGGGGTAGCCCCGGACTCGGGGTGtcctgggggacccccccccatccaTCCATTGTCTCCCCTCCCCCGGGCACGGGGTAGCCCCGGGTGCAGAGCATCCCCACTCACATGCCAGTCCCAGGGCATGGGGTACCCGAGGGATGCCTTCCACcgcatcccctcctccctcagGGCACAGGACACCCCCAGGGGCTGGGCAtcttggggacaccccccccccccccccccccccccagtccacaCAACACCCACCGGGACACAGGGCACTGTGGAGACACCTCCACCGCCATCCACAGAGCTTGGGGTGTTCCTGGGCACTGGACATCCCGCGTATGTCCCCATCCACATGCTTTCCCAGGACATGATGACCCTCCTCCCAGGAGTCCCCCATCCACATAAGCCCACCCAGGAATAAGGCATTTGTGGGGCACCCCCATTCAAACGCCCCCCCTCCACAATCCATATTCTCTCCCCTGGCACGGGGCATCTCCTGGGCATGGGGCATCCTGGGGGCTCCCCGTCTACACAGCCCACCTTCAGGCATGAGACCCTCTGGGGCTccttggccccccccccccccccccccaggcatggGATATCCTGGGGACTCTTCCACCCACTCAGTCCCCTTCCAGGCCGCTTGACACCCCAGGACACAGGGCACTGCAGGACACCATCCATCCACACAGTCCCCTGTGGTGCATGGAATCCCTGCAGACCTCTCCCCCGCAGCCAGTCCCTCCCCAGGACATGCAGATCCTCCATCCACTTGGCACCCCTGAGCATGGGCCCCCAaagcatgcccccccccccccaaatccacacTGCACTCTGCAAAGTCACACGCACCACACAACTTGTGCCCTCAACATCCCCAAATCCCTCTGGCTGCTGCCCACCCCAGGCAGAGAAAGGCTCCAGAGCGGGACCCTGGGTTTCTGCCCACCA comes from the Accipiter gentilis chromosome 6, bAccGen1.1, whole genome shotgun sequence genome and includes:
- the CHRD gene encoding chordin isoform X2; the protein is MLAQPRRPQPSPAQHAARSQASGDAGREERGQAFPWCLLTTHRCHPRQPGHMWMKSGTAAGCCSLSLLHGCPLPSPSKGTQASGLLSPCSHCHWWAETQGPALEPFSAWGGQQPEGFGDVEGTSCVGSQLPLAHAAAYKAEPEPAAGQRRRQRQAAAPGPPSPPPAACLPRPAGTMRAALLPALPLLLLLAPLLPGRAARPKLALPIRPDTDPLPPGGAAGCAFGGQFYALEETWHPDLGEPFGVMRCVICHCEPRNRRGKPAGKVNCKNMKQDCPVPACPRATLLPGHCCHTCPKALPGPPEKSPAPPFDTFEYFQDKEDDLDKPYNDRSYLSSEGLARDDARTEFVALLTSGPEPWHPTSSAVAKARFTLLRSYLLFSISYERLGRPSRVRFSDPEGNVLFEHPVQKSAAPEDGMLCGMWRTVSKANIQLLRGEQLRVSLVTRAQPSGEVHGHILKHRALFAETFGAILTSSDPTHLGAGGMAMLTLSDTENNLHFILMARGLLEPGARESPWVPLRVRILHQGQTLREVRANITVEDPEFAEVLSDLSARELQWLVQGQLRIVAETEGRHACQLAGTITTRRSCDTIQSVLCGADALLPTKTGAVGSAKLALHENGTLEYQVQVVGTASEVVGITLETKPRRKSKRNVLFDMTPSYKDGLARGAWQSPSARDAHMLLQNELFLNVATKDWAEGELRGQVISLPYSGLLARYTEMPVVLAGQLVSPPVGSGAGGHAWLSLDEHCHLHYEISVAGLGRPADGTVSAHLHGVAELGEMGARPHQHKRLLKGFYSTEAQGVVKDLDADLLQHLAQGTAFLQVSTKAHPHGEMRGRVHIPNRCHAGGTRLAPGEAELSEGAKTRDLEQLKKDPNSCFFEGQHRAHGTRWAPDYDKKCSICSCQKRTVICDPILCQPLNCTHQVHPEELCCPVCEEKKMEQEELKLERARDSSEGCYFDGDKTWRGSGTRWHPVVPPFGLIKCAICTCKGTTGEVHCEKVQCPRLTCANPVRASPSDCCKQCPAPEKSVPELADTMQADGPRACRFGRRWYLNNESWHPSVPPFGEMKCILCWCVSGETHCQRQECPPAACASPARRDNPCCAKCRAPDAPPDAREKVHDARAEAWSR
- the CHRD gene encoding chordin isoform X1, which translates into the protein MLAQPRRPQPSPAQHAARSQASGDAGREERGQAFPWCLLTTHRCHPRQPGHMWMKSGTAAGCCSLSLLHGCPLPSPSKGTQASGLLSPCSHCHWWAETQGPALEPFSAWGGQQPEGFGDVEGTSCVGSQLPLAHAAAYKAEPEPAAGQRRRQRQAAAPGPPSPPPAACLPRPAGTMRAALLPALPLLLLLAPLLPGRAARPKLALPIRPDTDPLPPGGAAGCAFGGQFYALEETWHPDLGEPFGVMRCVICHCEPQRNRRGKPAGKVNCKNMKQDCPVPACPRATLLPGHCCHTCPKALPGPPEKSPAPPFDTFEYFQDKEDDLDKPYNDRSYLSSEGLARDDARTEFVALLTSGPEPWHPTSSAVAKARFTLLRSYLLFSISYERLGRPSRVRFSDPEGNVLFEHPVQKSAAPEDGMLCGMWRTVSKANIQLLRGEQLRVSLVTRAQPSGEVHGHILKHRALFAETFGAILTSSDPTHLGAGGMAMLTLSDTENNLHFILMARGLLEPGARESPWVPLRVRILHQGQTLREVRANITVEDPEFAEVLSDLSARELQWLVQGQLRIVAETEGRHACQLAGTITTRRSCDTIQSVLCGADALLPTKTGAVGSAKLALHENGTLEYQVQVVGTASEVVGITLETKPRRKSKRNVLFDMTPSYKDGLARGAWQSPSARDAHMLLQNELFLNVATKDWAEGELRGQVISLPYSGLLARYTEMPVVLAGQLVSPPVGSGAGGHAWLSLDEHCHLHYEISVAGLGRPADGTVSAHLHGVAELGEMGARPHQHKRLLKGFYSTEAQGVVKDLDADLLQHLAQGTAFLQVSTKAHPHGEMRGRVHIPNRCHAGGTRLAPGEAELSEGAKTRDLEQLKKDPNSCFFEGQHRAHGTRWAPDYDKKCSICSCQKRTVICDPILCQPLNCTHQVHPEELCCPVCEEKKMEQEELKLERARDSSEGCYFDGDKTWRGSGTRWHPVVPPFGLIKCAICTCKGTTGEVHCEKVQCPRLTCANPVRASPSDCCKQCPAPEKSVPELADTMQADGPRACRFGRRWYLNNESWHPSVPPFGEMKCILCWCVSGETHCQRQECPPAACASPARRDNPCCAKCRAPDAPPDAREKVHDARAEAWSR
- the CHRD gene encoding chordin isoform X3 codes for the protein MLAQPRRPQPSPAQHAARSQASGDAGREERGQAFPWCLLTTHRCHPRQPGHMWMKSGTAAGCCSLSLLHGCPLPSPSKGTQASGLLSPCSHCHWWAETQGPALEPFSAWGGQQPEGFGDVEGTSCVGSQLPLAHAAAYKAEPEPAAGQRRRQRQAAAPGPPSPPPAACLPRPAGTMRAALLPALPLLLLLAPLLPGRAARPKLALPIRPDTDPLPPGGAAGCAFGGQFYALEETWHPDLGEPFGVMRCVICHCEPQRNRRGKPAGKVNCKNMKQDCPVPACPRATLLPGHCCHTCPKALPGPPEKSPAPPFDTFEYFQDKEDDLDKPYNDRSYLSSEGLARDDARTEFVALLTSGPEPWHPTSSAVAKARFTLLRSYLLFSISYERLGRPSRVRFSDPEGNVLFEHPVQKSAAPEDGMLCGMWRTVSKANIQLLRGEQLRVSLVTRAQPSGEVHGHILKHRALFAETFGAILTSSDPTHLGAGGMAMLTLSDTENNLHFILMARGLLEPGARESPWVPLRVRILHQGQTLREVRANITVEDPEFAEVLSDLSARELQWLVQGQLRIVAETEGRHACQLAGTITTRRSCDTIQSVLCGADALLPTKTGAVGSAKLALHENGTLEYQVQVVGTASEVVGITLETKPRRKSKRNVLFDMTPSYKDGLARGAWQSPSARDAHMLLQNELFLNVATKDWAEGELRGQVISLPYSGLLARYTEMPVVLAGQLVSPPVGSGAGGHAWLSLDEHCHLHYEISVAGLGRPADGTVSAHLHGVAELGEMGARPHQHKRLLKGFYSTEAQGVVKDLDADLLQHLAQGTAFLQVSTKAHPHGEMRGRVHIPNRCHAGGTRLAPGEAELSEGAKTRDLEQLKKDPNSCFFEGQHRAHGTRWAPDYDKNPSTVPTRCTPRSCAAPSVKRRRWSRRS